In the Emys orbicularis isolate rEmyOrb1 chromosome 3, rEmyOrb1.hap1, whole genome shotgun sequence genome, one interval contains:
- the LOC135876212 gene encoding coiled-coil domain-containing protein 162-like produces the protein MFKMLPEKAAYRALRQSLQIVAALHDIVSYLFSFAQLGNSPNCFDSLNPEPLTADWGGNERIGTELQELQKMIDSLQNPLDPNKVAQLLIIQREVMFLQFDAAVRHLLREVYLSSGNSLAYQSVTDSMHHGLPPLSNSAVRSVFASQLWLPQLLDLRSPMTLTLFPWRAFLVDGGPFPVTIHNLNTINYNMQLLTEICLGNLEKSPAVSPPLVVPVQTE, from the exons ATGTTTAAAATGCTGCCAGAGAAG GCTGCTTACAGAGCACTCAGGCAGAGCCTGCAGATTGTGGCAGCACTTCATGACATCGTTTCATACCTTTTCAGTTTTGCTCAATTAGGAAACTCCCCAAACTGTTTTGATTCCCTAAATCCAGAGCCTCTGACCGCAGACTGGGGAGGGAACGAAAGGATCG GAACTGAACTTCAAGAACTACAAAAAATGATTGACAGCCTTCAAAACCCCTTGGATCCTAACAAAGTTGCCCAACTGCTAATCATTCAAAGAGAAGTTATGTTTCTACAGTTTGATGCAGCAGTCAGACATTTATTACG AGAAGTATATTTGTCCTCTGGGAATAGTTTGGCTTACCAGAGTGTTACAGACAGTATGCACCATGGGCTGCCTCCCCTGAGTAACTCTGCAGTAAGGAGTGTATTTGCCTCACAGCTCTGGCTCCCGCAGCTACTGGACCTACGCAGCCCCATG ACATTGACACTGTTTCCTTGGAGGGCATTTCTAGTAGATGGAGGACCGTTTCCAGTCACTATCCACAATCTAAATACCATAAATTATAACATGCAG TTACTCACTGAGATCTGTCTGGGTAACCTAGAAAAATCACCAGCTGTGTCTCCTCCTCTAGTTGTGCCTGTGCAGACTGAGTGA